From a region of the Carettochelys insculpta isolate YL-2023 chromosome 29, ASM3395843v1, whole genome shotgun sequence genome:
- the CAMSAP3 gene encoding calmodulin-regulated spectrin-associated protein 3, giving the protein MVAAAPAAAAAMRKSFLVPEIKPLDQYDFPRARSAASLAWALAKGYGGAENVPEELRDPFYTDQYEQEHIKPPVTRLLLSSDIYCRVCRQVLPPDDVAAPAPKDNAALLALLGRRGLAPIYQDKPVKEADLRQKPIKMGAHLAVIDSLMMAFAVESTLSLSVPPGTELGASSWEQKLLCWVDMVNRKLQESTECESSQRPAPGTEGQPQAQPPTSGPKGPTRWYWKLVPIRYRKDKALPKQTPCFPPVASMKDLANGGAIAATIHYYCPEVVRLEDVCLKETMSVADSLYNLQLIQEFCTKYLGGCCPLALEDLLYVPPVLRQINIGVFLAELFLCFEVLKPAFVRPKELGALKEPPATSDALTPGSGNSNSGSPAFSFLHPLLPGSMHHSTSMSHVEGGFGKAWSKKQLSHPLSQAVSFSIPFGLDSDVDIVMGNPVGMLRSVSSDSLAPGPARSPGLPPEDAAQQLAKDKTPNGLVAPHRTVHKVALSAKGLPEREGTPVENGLADGYPDLPTIEEALQIIHSSERLHPEGAADGFYLHSPEPPKPPRPPEPMPAMAVYHFHSGPPNGRGEGPTPPGDGSLDSDAEDPARPPGTKDDTSSGLSSLSSQPDSAGSSGPGVRMTSFAERKKKLAAPEGKASQRSTSESSEVGTGPPEDSPGRSPALSSEMSQLGARLEEKRRAIEAQKKRIEAIFAKHRQRLGKSAFLQLKRREGEEEEEEGEGEAKLSLEERLARLEAEEEGGSPQRGAEEEGPGQGRLEKQVTFSPEIKGAPLDENLGDYNRAVAKLNTALSSLQLDMQRLSQQQQRLLQEKKPSQAWVIPAPKGPGPRASREFVPPRSVELSSSSPSASPSRKPPAPIAPRSPQPTPKKAAPTPPKSPKHARPAELKLPPLMRVLTPPNNVDTLPHLRKFSPSQVPVQTRSSIHFSEEAPVPEPPLESPELESQGNLRPGAVQGGAGSARVSGDGTSDVSSPGERRSSLIEIPLSSLQAEEGDGDGDDSLEESLAEVLDTDRRPGLGFFFKDDEQPEDEMAQKRASLLERQQRRSEEARQRKQWLEAEKEQKEEAARLLVEEASPRRGDFTRQEYLRRHQLKLMEDLDKVLRQKPTTVRALKKGRPKTVFCDDSALARSPVKGLLGSRLSKVYSQSTLSLSTVANDPGNSLTVKRPSRAASPSGLMSPSRLLGSQSRERDWENTSTASSPASVPEYTGPKLYKEPSAKSNKHIIHNALSHCCLAGRVNEPHKNKILEEMEKSKAHHFLILFRDSSCQFRALYTPAGETEELTRLTGYGPRTITRPMIEGIYKYNSDRKRFTQIPTKTMSMSVDAITIQGHLWQSKKPGTPKKPGTPK; this is encoded by the exons ATGGTGGCCGCCGCCCCCGCTGCCGCCGCGGCCATGAGGAAGAGCTTCCTGGTGCCGGAGATCAAGCCCCTGGATCAGTATGATTTCCCCCGGGCGCGCAGCGCCGCCAGCCTGGCCTGGGCGCTGGCCAAGGGCTACGGGGGCGCAG AGAATGTGCCAGAGGAGCTGCGTGACCCCTTCTACACAGACCAGTACGAGCAGGAGCACATCAAGCCACCGGTGACGCGCCTGCTGCTCTCCTCAGACATCTACTGCCGGGTCTGCCGGCAGGTGCTGCCCCCTGATGACGTGGCTGCGCCTGCTCCCAAGGACAACGCTGCCCTGCTGGCGCTGCTGGGGCGCCGTGGTCTGGCCCCCATCTACCAGGACAAGCCTGTCAAGGAGGCTGACCTGCGCCAGAAGCCCATCAAGATG GGTGCGCACCTGGCAGTGATCGACTCCCTGATGATGGCCTTTGCTGTGGAATCCACCCTCTCACTGAGCGTCCCTCCTGGCACTGAGCTGGGCGCTAGCTCCTGGGAGCAGAAACTTCTCTGCTGGGTGGACATG GTGAACCGCAAGCTGCAGGAGAGCACTGAGTGTGAGAGCTCACAGCGTCCAGCCCCGGGCACAGagggccagccccaggcccagcccccgaCAAGTGGCCCAAAG GGTCCCACGAGGTGGTACTGGAAACTGGTTCCT ATCCGCTACCGGAAGGACAAGGCGCTGCCCAAACAGACGCCCTGCTTCCCGCCTGTCGCTAGCATGAAGGACCTGGCCAACGGTGGGGCCATCGCCGCCACCATCCACTATTACTGCCCTGAGGTGGTGCGCCTGGAGG ACGTGTGCCTGAAGGAGACCATGTCCGTGGCCGACAGCCTGTACAACCTGCAGCTCATCCAGGAGTTCTGCACTAAGTACCtaggtggctgctgccccctggcacTGGAGGACTTGCTCTATGTGCCCCCGGTGCTGagg cagatCAACATCGGAGTGTTCCTGGCTGAGCTCTTCCTGTGCTTCGAGGTGCTCAAGCCGGCCTTCGTTCGCCCCAAGGAGCTGGGGGCACTCAAAG AGCCGCCTGCCACAAGTGATGCCCTGACGCCCGGCAGCGGGAACAGCAACAG TGGTTCCCCAGCGTTCAGCTTCCTGCACCCGCTCCTGCCAG GCTCCATGCACCACTCTACCTCAATGTCCCACGTGGAGGGCGGCTTTGGTAAAGCCTGGAGTAAGAAACAGCTGAG ccacccgctgtcgcAGGCTGTGTCCTTCAGTATCCCCTTTGGCCTGGACAGCGATGTGGACATCGTGATGGGGAACCCCGTGGGCATGCTGCGCTCCGTCAGCTCCGACAGCCTGGCACCGGGGCCCGCCCGCTCGCCCGGCCTGCCCCCCGAGGATGCTGCTCAGCAGCTGGCCAAGGACAAGACTCCCAACGGGCTGGTGGCGCCGCACCGGACAGTGCACAAGGTGGCACTGTCAGCCAAGGGGCTTCCGGAGCGCGAGGGCACCCCGGTGGAGAATGGGCTGGCGGACGGCTACCCCGACCTGCCCACCATCGAGGAGGCCCTGCAGATCATCCACAGCAGCGAGCGGCTGCACCCCGAGGGGGCAGCTGACGGCTTCTACCTGCACTCACCAGAGCCCCCCAAGCCCCCCCGGCCGCCGGAGCCCATGCCAGCAATGGCGGTCTACCACTTCCACAGTGGGCCCCCCAACGGGCGTGGTGAgggccccacccccccgggggatGGCAGCCTGGACTCGGATGCTGAGgaccccgcccgcccgccgggcACCAAAGATGACACCTCGTCGGGCCTGAGCTCCCTGAGCTCCCAGCCCGACAGTGCCGGCTCCTCAGGCCCTGGCGTGCGCATGACCAGCTTTGCCGAGCGGAAGAAGAAGCTGGCGGCCCCCGAGGGCAAGGCCTCACAGAGGAGCACCAGTGAGAGTTCCGAGGTGGGCACTGGGCCCCCTGAGGACAGCCCCGGCCGCAGCCCTGCCCTCAGCTCGGAGATGAGCCAGCTGGGGGCCCGGCTGGAGGAGAAGCGGCGTGCCATTGAGGCTCAGAAGAAGCGTATCGAGGCCATCTTCGCCAAGCACCGCCAGCGCCTGGGCAAGAGCGCCTTCCTGCAGCTCAAGCGGCGCGagggcgaggaggaggaggaggagggcgagggggaggCCAAGCTGTCGCTGGAAGAGCGGCTGGCCCGGCTGGAGGCGGAGGAagaggggggcagcccccagcgaGGGGCTGAAGAGGAGGGCCCAGGCCAGGGCCGCCTGGAAAAGCAGGTGACCTTCTCGCCAGAGATCAAAGGTGCCCCGCTGGACGAGAACCTGGGTGATTACAACCGGGCCGTGGCCAAGCTGAACACGGCGctgagctccctgcagctggaCATGCAGCGCctaagccagcagcagcagcggctgctccaggagaagaaacccagccaggcctgggtcaTCCCGGCGCCCAAGGGCCCCGGCCCACGGGCCAGCCGGGAGTTTGTGCCGCCCCGCTCCGTGGAGCTCTCGTCCTCCTCCCCCTCCGCCTCGCCCTCCcgcaagccccctgcccccattgcgCCCCGctcaccccagcccacccccaagaAGGCTGCGCCCACCCCCCCCAAGAGCCCCAAGCATGCCCGGCCTGCGGAGCTGAAGCTGCCCCCCCTGATGCGAGTGCTGACTCCCCCCAACAACGTGgacaccctgccccacctgcgCAAGTTCTCACCCAGCCAGGTGCCCGTGCAGACCCGCTCCTCCATCCACTTCTCGGAGGAGGCCCCTGTGCCGGAGCCGCCACTGGAGTCCCCGGAGCTGGAGAGCCAGGGCAACTTGCGCCCTGGGGCGGTGCAGGGAGGGGCGGGCAGCGCCCGGGTGTCTGGCGATGGCACCAGCGACGTGTCCTCACCGGGCGAGCGGCGGAGCAGCCTCATCGAGATCCCGCTGTCCAGCCTTCAGGCTGAGGAGGGCGATGGGGACGGGGACGACTCTCTGGAGGAGTCGCTGGCCGAGGTGCTGGACACCGACCGGCGGCCTGGCCTGGGCTTCTTCTTCAAG GACGATGAGCAGCCGGAGGACGAGATGGCCCAGAAGCGGGCCAGCCTGCTGGAGCGCCAGCAGCGGCGCAGTGAGGAGGCGCGGCAGCGGAAGCAGTGGCTGGAGGCTGAGAAGGagcagaaggaggaggcagccag GCTGCTGGTGGAGGAGGCGAGCCCCCGGCGCGGTGACTTCACACGCCAGGAGTACTTGCGGCGCCACCAGCTGAAGCTTATGGAGGACCTGGACAAAGTGCTGCGGCAGAAGCCCACCACTGTGCGGGCCCTCAAGAAGGGACGGCCCAAGACCGTGTTCTGTGACGACTCGGCCCTGGCCCGCAGCCCGGTCAAGGGGCTCCTTG gctccaGGCTCAGCAAGGTGTACTCCCAGTCCACTCTGTCCCTCTCCACCGTGGCCAATGACCCTGGGAACTCCCTGACTGTCAAGAGACCCTCCAg agctGCCTCTCCCTCGGGCCTGATGTCCCCCAGCCGCCTGCTGGGCAGCCAGAGTCGGGAGCGGGACTGGGAGAACACATCAACTGCCTCATCGCCCGCCTCTGTACCGGAGTACACAG GGCCCAAGCTGTACAAGGAGCCAAGTGCCAAGTCCAACAAGCACATCATCCacaatgcactttcccactgctGCCTGGCCGGCCGGGTCAATGAGCCCCACAAGAACAAGATCCTGGAG GAGATGGAGAAGAGCAAGGCCCATCACTTCCTGATCCTGTTCCGCGACTCCAGCTGCCAGTTCCGGGCACTCTACACGCCAGCGGGGGAGACGGAGGAGCTGACTCGTCTCACTGGCTACGGCCCCCGCACCATCACCCGGCCCATGATTGAGGGCATCTACAAGTACAACTCGGACCGCAAGCGCTTCACCCAGATCCCCACCAAGACCATGTCCATGAGTGTGGATGCCATCACCATCCAGGGCCACCTCTGGCAGAGCAAGAAGCCGGGCACCCCTAAGAAACCAGGCACCCCTAaataa